Proteins co-encoded in one Rattus rattus isolate New Zealand chromosome 5, Rrattus_CSIRO_v1, whole genome shotgun sequence genomic window:
- the LOC116900421 gene encoding olfactory receptor 4C11, with protein MQQNSTVTEFILLGLTQDPLKQKMVFIIFLIFYMGTVVGNTLIIVTIKFSRTLGSPMYFFLFYLSFADSCFSTSTAPRLIVDALSKKNIISYNECMTQVFALHLFGCMEIFVLILMAVDRYVAICKPLRYPVIMSRQVCVILIILAWIGSFIHSTAQIVLALRLPFCGPNLIDHYCCDLQPLLKLACMDTYMINLLLVSNSGAICSSSFIILIISYFVILHSLRNHSAEGRKKALSTCTSHIIVVILFFGPCIFIYARPPTTFPMDKMVAVFYTIGTPFLNPIIYTLRNAEVKNAMKKLWHLKIVTE; from the coding sequence ATGCAGCAGAATAGCACTGTCACTGAGTTTATACTACTAGGATTGACACAGGATCCCCTGAAACAGAAAATGGTGTTCATAATCTTCTTAATTTTCTATATGGGGACTGTAGTAGGGAATACACTTATTATTGTGACAATCAAGTTCAGCCGGACACTTGGGAGTCCCATGTacttcttcttgttttatttgtcCTTTGCTGATTCCTGCTTTTCAACATCCACAGCCCCAAGACTCATTGTCGATGCCCTCTCTAAAAAGAACATCATTTCCTACAATGAATGCATGACACAAGTCTTTGCCCTCCATTTATTTGGGTGCATGGAGATCTTTGTCCTCATTCTCATGGCTgttgaccgctatgtggccatctgtaaaCCTTTGCGTTACCCAGTCATCATGAGCCGGCAGGTCTGTGTTATCTTGATCATTCTTGCCTGGATAGGATCTTTTATACATTCCACTGCTCAGATTGTTTTGGCTTTGAGACTGCCCTTTTGTGGGCCAAATCTGATTGACCATTATTGCTGTGACTTACAGCCCTTGTTGAAACTTGCCTGCATGGACACATACATGATAAATCTGTTGTTAGTGTCTAACAGTGGTGCAATTTGCTCGAGCAGTTTTATAATTTTGATTATCTCATATTTTGTGATCTTACACTCACTACGAAACCACAGtgcagaagggagaaaaaaggcACTTTCTACCTGCACATCTCATATAATAGTAGTTATCTTATTTTTTGGGCCctgcatatttatatatgcacGGCCACCAACTACTTTTCCTATGGACAAGATGGTAGCAGTATTTTATACCATTGGAACACCCTTTCTTAACccaattatatatacattaagGAATGCAGAAGTTAAAAATGCCATGAAAAAGTTATGGCACCTTAAAATTGTTACTGAATAA